Proteins encoded in a region of the Cardiocondyla obscurior isolate alpha-2009 linkage group LG18, Cobs3.1, whole genome shotgun sequence genome:
- the LOC139109673 gene encoding trichohyalin isoform X3, whose protein sequence is MAEEERISTLLEKDDTDTSRSKDTYVPEEQTSDISISLIDIQMPETPDSTKGQTSDGDTSRLESPKTIKPVLGKIQAKKRLMAFANQFKALSKSQIKPNLSQHSTLKIKDKTIQDDANINKSRKKTEEKILAIEEIRREESKSKMLLAEAMAAASMEDENYTSRNVPGLFESTKRTKEKNKHRGINDNSKNKLIDRKYSERHRHRDRIDKDKNLSQDVKDRNESIERFTQKSSQDRDKNRKKDKKKKDDKDKRDNSKITPIRYKKEEGKDKKENEKEKEKQVETKEKTGTAKNKKENIKEKQTDMLEVEVDGKDKKEKDKDKWKDKVALKSSSWAEVRKSGLTFDDIIHIRRRDNSERSNVKVRTTQQDYTRHLEQMLMLNNHRLKRQALIAEGLEGPKKYPPESIKLTKRTRGLQLSYCENPRISLLLNISQLLQTVTPERREKIREICEASLPQIDTEDTMQQKRNWYHEINTIKSPKDSKWQTTIQLPKSKWDSEDEELSSINVAKKEVEKPINKLQVSINEQEGCSATSDLTNKDTINNPENIKEDNKSCEKIIENIITNDEASTSSSQSAGNEKLASEYEQFMKMVCTTSTDVTKEYSPKKNPVKSTSPHSYHEFDIESNLAEDSITLELPLTETFDRRDKQTFEGSIKSTECEGSILSTDCQIQINENIQIEHTSENNESEDSKSIPSDWENVRIKVERLSDENTESKEIKKKKKKRKIISSSDSSSSTTSSDSEKEKKKRKRKRKRKLSISSSSDSDSIDSSSTSSSDTSSSEERRKRKRKKKKKIEKKRKKAKRIARIRKKRRRKMSTDSNSDSDEHVKKRKKMKKKPKEVKSINNGDISKIISKSPIITSSADGAKILQSVTSVKKITEEAADENRKRSDQIASTKKTIVDVSIHDHDCLKQKKERKETKPDESFMEQWEMDSVSQQIDDDISSQDHIRESKKADDLEKNKYRKKRKHSRDNLEQEEDQSSKTNEENIHEGKTRSDEEVETKKKKRKEKDIKNSTEFLANWEREGERITQQINEAKHLKKLGKQKKEKWGETDFDTLNVPSLTQLEKEVCQKQLLADEWEVDSLEAISDLIMNKRKTNQSSLKKIEKEVRYDKKTDTYIAIEKESVREMKKKQERLCAIRIWEEEQEEGEREEMMLLEQKSKQRKTDDWDIEEESLFRKNPEEMEVCKINDIVAIEKEWGKTDEEKDIEETANKLPMKSSKRVKKSRWDMGSQSEEKPEVKDIWEEEYAEWSKINKCEQELEKTRKDEICSTDFYHKKPQSRESLERSWASEEATTGPAQLKKDSSVAHLISTKANEEQLASTKERQTRDQFKEILESDIKFQKKTLDLYSPSSPALSQKSQDVEGSSGSNSYNSLLCEKNKTETSDELLIPITGIPLQLTKLRDTKHAANEKIDDILNKVHLEDKDSVHSFDVTATDNLFDDISINESCSKLHTSENMDIFAEYKSEKSCGKQHAVNSIERPVTHTNDDEVNEEKNSLKLIPKQFLIRRTNEQVKSKRVLETSLQSPAQHAAALLTIQKKLLESHALKNDNDEYTTDEQADHFTHKYSIASNSGIDSTLLDTTNFSVVSKSSVITIRQSKSPTSEKAVSIRSEQSDSYDRESKNNDIKRYKANRNVSDTDASLDVQSLIREHRKRSPGKKDNEKYSHDKDRKEKKTDDAEKFDRRDMKGSKDFADRRRSSPSGRGKKRRSRSPYVSWEQQRSRSGSPGHSWSRSRSKSPKRKDEASTSTRDRDKKRERYDDERSGKSRSDERKERYTRSPPPPRFGYNEDNFKKYGPSKHNRDDWSRRKHDNVDRDHEKDTRMYDPMEILRERTVESEKYRDNRFHTEELDHTFWQYENSCVLRDGNESIDSYTVGQDLPLEYDDRTYYREGSLDRDTVQSSPQSQSKYKKRFNTRRERQWEKDKDHTDLDRHGHLRPRLRNRTPPRLRYSPMRQVSERFRRKSRSRSRSWSPLRSRTRSRSRSDSRSRSASRSRFRMRSQSRSRSRSPFDMRLKDKSASMSRLRSPEQFRTSAVRSSRSPSLGRDRLNEIERERNDDDENKKFNDCSERGRRIETIVQTGVIPGTNILDSEMNINSVDTAAPNFQYSNEIEGGNEYYYTENNLTYPPCMDESSTSSPKRLSLDDRLELELGIKKQQKDSVIASEYSSNFNSNVITYSSPPPQQPQQMMYRQQPTVVQVGNVLQVVPADFNGVQSARREMSVSAATPPVRSGSSQVVRVGNVLQVVPTSVDWSNSSKSNNSNSGGSSNQSSSTTDQSSGVLYSSTVPAPSPSTSSISMSVPIPVPVPLPVPPALPAAANTHAPVANIPSATPLPLSLPIPVPVPVPIPAATVTSFSRNEVQKVVQPVYNYEAILETRRKEREERKRLRELRRKEKERRRIERVNRRALRLLEKNNTSRQASGVLLDQRKGAIVDPSVLKALKEGDEQAESPPVNPVKEEEALTSIKEEYEDAAVDEDDDDDDDEGEAEAEADDDDEEEEEAEDEDEDDDDEKLQAINQRIEIDETMTTFSDTNKDQANIEIKREWPELPPPPLKGILVVPGFRRDTIPNGNLNDPDADDSIKEDSDKDEEIDKNNEYDEDVGLDTKSSKLKLNKIKRNKKSVQFADGIKPGEGTSPSGGEGDMPSPPPPKGTGFRDGLGDLRKNKIYSSRKSRKQEKRVRSPKTKKKVKVKIIKLKKPRITPLTAMMMDDSDEMDDRSPPPPPPGSPPPPHLWPSYLSIYNTTVRAIEQSQSTTTSLASLQAPPPPTPLPLLIPPPPLNYTIQPCSKS, encoded by the exons ATGGCAGAAGAAGAAAGGATATCAACTCTTTTAG aaaaagatGATACTGATACATCTCGCTCAAAAGATACTTATGTTCCTGAAGAACAAACTTCAGACATCTCAATCTCCTTAATAGACATACAAATGCCAGAAACCCCAGACAGTACAAAAGGACAAACTAGTGATGGTGATACATCAAGATTAGAGAGTCCAAAGACAATAAAACCAGTACTTGGAAAAATTCAAGCTAAAAAACGGTTAATGGCATTTGCTAATCAGTTCAAAGCATTATCCAAATCTCAGATTAAACCAAACTTGTCTCAACATTccactttaaaaataaaagacaagaCTATTCAGGATgatgcaaatataaataaatcaagaaaaaagACAG aagaaaaaattttggcTATTGAAGAAATTCGAAGAGAGGAATCTAAAAGTAAAATGTTACTTGCAGAAGCTATGGCAGcag caAGTATGGAAGACGAAAATTATACTAGTAGAAACGTACCTGGTTTATTTGAAAGCACTAAAcgtacgaaagaaaaaaataaacacaGAGGAATAAACGacaatagtaaaaataaattaatagatcgAAAATATTCAGAAAG GCATCGACATCGTGATAGAATTGATAAAGATAAGAATTTAAGTCAGGACGTTAAAGATCGTAATGAAAGTATAGAACGTTTTACGCAAAAATCGTCTCAGGATAGAgacaaaaatagaaagaaagataaaaaaaagaaagacgataAAGATAAGCGAGATAATAGTAAGATTACCCCAATCCGCTacaagaaagaagaaggaaaggataaaaaagaaaatgaaaaagaaaaggagaaacaagtagagacaaaagaaaaaactggaacagcaaaaaataagaaagaaaatataaaggaGAAACAAACTGATATGTTGGAAGTGGAAGTAGATGGCAaggataaaaaagagaaagataaagacaAATGGAAGGACAAGGTAGCGTTAAAAAGTAGTTCGTGGGCGGAAGTACGAAAATCTGGATTAACTTTTGACGATATAATTCATATCAGAAGACGTGATAATTCAGAACGATCAAATGTGAAAGTCAG AACCACACAACAAGATTATACACGTCACCTAGAAcaaatgttaatgttaaataatcaTCGCTTAAAACGTCAAGCATTAATTGCTGAAGGACTTGAAGGACCTAAAAAGTATCCACCTGAATCGATTAAGTTAACGAAACGTACAAGGGGACTTCAATTATCATATTGTGAAAATCCGCggatttctcttttattaaacatttcgcAACTTTTACAAACTGTTACTCCTGAACGTCGCGAGAAAATTCGAGAGATATGCGAGGCATCTTTACCACA GATTGATACAGAAGATACTATGCAACAAAAGCGAAATTGGTATCatgaaataaatacaattaagtCTCCTAAAGATAGCAAATGGCAGACGACTATACAGCTTCCTAAATCAAAATGGGACAGTGAAGATGAGGAATTATCGTCTATTAACGTAGCAAAAAAAGAAGTTGAGAAACCTATAAACAAATTGCAGGTTTCCATAAATGAAC aagAGGGATGCTCGGCAACTTCTGATTTAACAAATAAAGATACAATAAATAACCCTGAAAATATAAAGGAAGATAATAAATCTTGTGAAAAAAtcattgaaaatataataacgaatGATGAAGCATCAACATCTTCCTCACAATCTGCCGGAAATGAAAAGCTAGCCTCTGAATATGAACAATTTATGAAAATGGTATGCACTACTTCTACTGATGTAACTAAAGAATATTCTCCAAAAAAGAATCCTGTTAAATCTACTTCTCCACATAGTTATCATGAGTTCGATATTGAATCTAATTTAGCTGAAGACAGCATAACTTTGGAATTACCATTGACAGAAACATTTGACAGAAGAGATAAGCAAACTTTCGAAGGTTCGATAAAGAGTACAGAATGCGAAGGATCTATTCTATCGACAGATTGtcaaatacaaattaatgaaaatatacaAATTGAACATACAAGCGAAAATAATGAATCTGAGGATTCTAAATCAATACCAAGTGATTGGGAAAATGTTAGAATAAAAGTTGAACGATTGAGTGACGAGAATACGGAAtctaaagaaataaagaaaaagaaaaagaaaaggaaaataatatcCAGCAGTGATTCGTCCAGTAGTACCACATCTTCGGattcagaaaaagaaaagaagaaaagaaaacgaaaacgGAAACGAAAATTGAGTATTTCGTCTTCTTCCGATTCAGACAGCATTGACAGTAGTAGTACCAGTAGTAGTGATACTAGTAGTTcagaagaaagaaggaaaagaaagcggaaaaagaaaaagaaaattgaaaagaaaaggaaaaaggcgAAACGTATTGcgcgaataagaaaaaagCGTAGAAGAAAGATGAGTACCGATTCCAACAGTGATTCTGATGAACACGtaaagaagaggaagaaaatgaaaaagaagccGAAAGAAGTTAAATCTATTAATAATGGAGATATAAGTAAGATAATATCAAAATCTCCTATAATAACATCGTCTGCAGatggagcaaagatattacaATCAGTAACGTCAGTAAAAAAGATTACAGAAGAAGCAGcagatgaaaatagaaaaaggtCCGATCAAATTGCATCAACGAAAAAAACCATCGTTGATGTGAGTATACACGATCATGATTgcttaaaacagaaaaaagaaagaaaagaaactaagCCCGACGAAAGTTTTATGGAACAATGGGAAATGGATTCTGTATCGCAACAAATTGATGACGACATTTCCAGTCAAGATCACATTAGAGAATCGAAAAAGGCAGATgatttggaaaaaaataaatatcgaaagaaaagaaaacataGTCGAGATAATCTTGAGCAAGAAGAAGATCAATCATCTAAAACCAATGAGGAAAATATTCATGAAGGAAAAACAAGATCAGATGAAGAAGttgaaacgaaaaagaaaaaaaggaaagaaaaagatattaaaaacagCACCGAATTTCTTGCAAATTGGGAAAGAGAGGGCGAACGTATTACTCAACAAATAAATGAAGCCAAGCATTTGAAAAAACTAGGAAagcagaaaaaagaaaaatggggAGAAACTGATTTTGACACATTAAATGTACCATCTTTAACACAGCTCGAAAAAGAGGTATGTCAAAAGCAGCTTTTAGCAGATGAGTGGGAAGTGGATAGTTTAGAAGCAATATCAGATTTGATTATGAATAAACGAAAAACCAATCAaagctcattaaaaaaaatagaaaaagaagttAGATACGATAAAAAAACAGATACTTACATTgcaatagaaaaagaaagtgtaagggaaatgaaaaaaaagcagGAACGTTTGTGTGCAATAAGAATATGGGAGGAGGAGCAAGAAGAAGGCGAACGAGAAGAGATGATGCTCTTAGAACAAAAAAGCAAGCAACGTAAAACAGATGATTGGGATATAGAGGAAGAATCTTTGTTTCGTAAAAATCCCGAAGAAATGgaagtttgtaaaattaacgATATTGTCGCGATAGAGAAAGAATGGGGTAAAACggacgaagaaaaagatatcgaagaaaccgcgaataaattaccCATGAAATCAAGTAAGCGGGTTAAAAAAAGTCGTTGGGATATGGGTTCTCAGTCCGAAGAAAAACCAGAAGTTAAAGATATATGGGAGGAAGAATATGCCGAGTGGTccaaaattaacaaatgtgaacaagaattagaaaaaacaagaaaagacGAAATTTGCAGTACAGATTTCTATCATAAAAAACCACAAAGTAGAGAATCATTAGAGAGATCATGGGCGTCGGAAGAAGCGACAACTGGGCCtgcacaattaaaaaaagattcatCGGTGGCACATTTAATCTCTACTAAAGCAAATGAAGAACAGCTTGCATCCACTAAAGAGCGTCAAACTAGAGATCAAttcaaagaaattttagaatcggatataaaatttcaaaagaagACCTTGGATTTATACAGTCCTAGTTCTCCAGCACTTTCTCAAAAATCGcaa gATGTAGAAGGATCTAGTGGGAGTAACTCTTACAATTCTCTCCTttgtgagaaaaataaaacagaaacgTCAGATGAGCTATTAATTCCTATAACTGGAATACCTTTGCAATTAACAAAGCTACGTGATACTAAACATGCGGCAAATGAAAAGATAGACGATATTTTGAATAAAGTACATTTGGAAGATAAGGATTCTGTTCACAGTTTTGACGTTACAGCTACTGATAATCTATTTGATGACATTTCAATAAATGAATCGTGCTCAAAATTACATACGTCAGAAAATATGGATATTTTTGCAGAGTATAAATCGGAGAAATCATGTGGTAAACAGCACGCTGTAAATTCTATTGAAAGGCCAGTAACACATACGAATGACGATGAAGTGaatgaagaaaagaattcACTTAAACTCATTCCTAAACAATTCTTAATTCGTCGTACTAACGAGCAAGTAAAATCGAAGCGTGTTTTAGAAACATCATTGCAGAGCCCCGCTCAACATGCGGCAGCCCTACTGacgatacaaaaaaaattgttagaatcacacgcattaaaaaatgataacgaCGAATACACGACCGACGAACAAGCGGACCACTTTACACACAAATATAGCATAGCGAGTAATAGCGGAATCGACAGCACGTTATTAGACACAACTAACTTTTCTGTGGTTTCCAAATCTTCAGTAATAACGATACGACAATCAAAATCTCCGACATCGGAAAAGGCGGTTTCTATTCGGTCCGAACAATCTGACAGCTACGACAGAGAGAGCAAAAACAATGACATTAAGAGATATAAGGCTAATCGAAATGTTAGTGACACTGACGCTTCATTAGATGTACAATCTCTTATCCGGGAACACAGGAAAAGAAGTCCTGGTAAAAAagacaatgaaaaatattcgcATGACAAagacagaaaagaaaagaaaactgacGACGCAGAAAAATTCGATAGAAGGGACATGAAAGGCTCCAAAGATTTTGCAGATCGAAGAAGATCGAGTCCTTCGGgacgaggaaaaaagagaagaagcaGAAGCCCGTACGTATCGTGGGAACAACAAAGGAGTAGAAGTGGCAGCCCCGGTCACAGCTGGAGCAGAAGTCGCAGTAAAAGTCCAAAAAGGAAGGATGAGGCCTCTACTAGTACGCGTGACAGAGATAAAAAACGGGAAAGATACGACGATGAGCGATCTGGTAAATCGAGATcagatgaaagaaaagaaagatacaCGCGGTCTCCACCACCACCACGCTTCGGTTACAATgaag ataactttaaaaaatatggcCCTTCTAAGCACAATAGGGACGACTGGAGTAGAAGAAAGCACGACAATGTCGACAGAGATCACGAAAAGGATACTAGAATGTATGATCCAATGGAGATTTTGAGAGAAAGAACAGTAGAATCGGAGAAATATAGAGATAATag aTTTCATACGGAAGAATTGGATCATACGTTTTGGCAATATGAAAATAGCTGTGTTTTAAGAGACGGTAACGAATCGATTGATTCGTACACCGTCGGACAAGATTTACCCCTTGAATATGACGATCGAACGTATTATAGAGAAGGAAGTTTGGACAGGGATACGGTACAATCTTCGCCACAATCGCAATCAAAATATAAGAAAAG GTTTAATACAAGAAGGGAACGACAATGGGAGAAAGACAAAGATCATACGGATTTGGATCGTCACGGGCATTTAAGACCGAGATTACGAAATCGAACGCCTCCCCGTCTCAGGTATTCGCCTATGCGCCAAGTTTCAGAACGATTTCGACGAAAATCCAGATCACGCTCGAGATCTTGGTCTCCATTACGATCGCGAACACGATCTAGATCAAGATCGGATTCGCGTTCTAGATCAGCTTCTAGATCAAGATTTAGGATGAGATCGCAATCGAGATCAAGAAGTAGATCTCCATTTGATATGAGATTAAAAGACAAATCTGCTTCTATGTCGAGATTAAGAAGCCCGGAACAATTTAGAACATCTGCAGTGCGATCTTCTAg atcTCCTTCACTCGGAAGGGATAGGCTAAACGaaattgaaagagaaagaaacgacgatgatgaaaataaaaaattcaacgatTGTAGTGAAAGAGGTAGACGCATTGAAACTATTGTTCAAACGGGAGTTATACCAGGAACGAACATTTTGGACTCagaaatgaatattaatagcGTGGATACAGCTGCTCCAAATTTCCAATATTCAAATGAGATTGAAGGTGGAAATGAGTATTAttatacagaaaataatttaacttatcCTCCTTGTATGGACGAATCATCTACGAGTTCGCCAAAACGTTTATCTCTCGATGATAG GTTAGAATTAGAATTAGGtattaaaaaacaacaaaaggATTCTGTTATTGCCTCGGAATATTCTTCTAATTTCAATTCTAATGTCATCACATATTCATCTCCACCTCCACAACAACCACAACAGATGATGTATAGACAGCAGCCTACAGTTGTACAA GTTGGAAATGTCTTGCAAGTTGTTCCTGCTGATTTTAATGGAGTACAATCTGCACGTCGGGAAATGTCCGTTTCAGCCGCGACTCCGCCTGTACGATCCGGATCCAGTCAAGTTGTTCGCGTAGGTAATGTCTTACAAGTAGTACCTACGTCTGTAGATTGGAGTAATAGCAGCAAGAGCAACAACAGTAACAGCGGCGGCAGTAGCAATCAGTCTTCGTCAACTACAGATCAATCAAGTGGAGTTTTATATTCTTCAACAGTCCCGGCACCCTCGCCCTCGACATCTTCGATTTCTATGTCTGTACCCATCCCCGTTCCGGTTCCATTGCCTGTACCACCAGCCTTACCTGCCGCGGCGAACACCCATGCTCCTGTCGCAAATATACCATCTGCTACTCCATTGCCGTTGTCATTGCCAATACCTGTTCCTGTGCCAGTCCCGATACCTGCCGCGACAGTGACATCGTTCTCGAGGAACGAGGTACAAa AGGTAGTTCAACCCGTATATAATTACGAAGCCATACTCGAAACGCGGCGTAAAGAACGAGAAGAGCGCAAACGATTACGTGAATTacgtagaaaagaaaaggaacgCAGAAGAATAGAACGTGTTAATCGACGAGCTCTCCGATTATTGGAAAAGAACAATACATCGCGACAAGCGAGTGGAGTTTTGTTAGATCAACGTAAAGGTGCGATCGTGGATCCATCAGTTTTAAAAGCGTTGAAAGAAGGAGATGAACAAGCTGAATCACCACCAGTAAATCctgtaaaagaagaagaggcaTTGACGTCGATTAAAGAAGAATATGAGGATGCCGCCGTAGACGaagatgatgatgatgatgatgacgaaGGCGAAGCTGAGGCTGAGGCggacgatgacgacgaagaggaagaggaagcgGAAGATGAAGACGAGGATGACGATGATGAGAAATTACAAGCGATTAATCAGCGAATTGAAATTGACGAAACGATGACAACGTTCAGTGACACGAATAAAGATCAggcaaatattgaaattaaaagagaatgGCCCGAGTTACCGCCTCCGCCATTGAAAGGCATTTTGGTTGTACCAGGATTTAg gAGAGATACGATTCCCAATGGTAATTTGAATGATCCAGATGCAGACGACAGTATCAAAGAAGATAGCGACAAAGATGaggaaatagataaaaataatgaatacgACGAAGACGTAGGATTGGATACCAAAtctagtaaattaaaattaaataagataaaaagaaataaaaaatcagtTCAATTTGCTGATGGCATAAAACCTGGCGAAGGAACCAGTCCTAGTGGTGGCGAAGGCGATATGCCTTCCCCACCTCCTCCTAAGGGAACAGGTTTCCGCGATGGTCTCGGAGATTtaagaaagaacaaaatttataGCTCGCGAAAGAGcagaaaacaagaaaaaagagTGAGATCAccaaagacaaagaaaaaagtcAAG gtaaaaataattaagttgaAAAAACCACGCATCACTCCATTGACAGCGATGATGATGGATGACTCCGATGAAATGGACGATCGTTCACCACCTCCGCCGCCTCCTGGTTCTCCACCTCCACCTCATCTCTGGCCCAGTTATCTTTCGATCTACAATACAACAGTTCGAGCAATTGAACAATCACAAAGTACGACTACAAGTTTAGCATCCCTTCAAGCTCCACCACCGCCAACTCCATTGCCTCTTTTAATTCCGCCTCCACCTTTGAATTATACCATTCAACCTTGCAGTAAATCTTAA